In Apium graveolens cultivar Ventura chromosome 10, ASM990537v1, whole genome shotgun sequence, the following are encoded in one genomic region:
- the LOC141692817 gene encoding uncharacterized protein C24B11.05, with translation MEALQSSNESKFECLLFDMDDTLYPLSLGLNLACRKNIEEFMLEHLEIDEDNVPRLCLELYREHGTTMAGLKALGYEFDNDEFHAYVHGRLPYDNLRPDPVLRNLLLSMPQRKIIFTNADEAHASQVLTRLGLEDCFEGIICFETLNPPPVGNIVDADKDNGSENIRSSTILCKPALEAMEAAIEIANADPLKTIFFDDSPRNIVSGKAAGLHTVLVGGSTLVAGADHALSSIHNIKEALPELWEGEGIDQFEPAVQPTAVETQVLA, from the exons ATGGAAGCTCTCCAAAGTTCTAATGAATCCAAGTTTGAGTGCTTGCTATTTG ACATGGATGATACTTTGTACCCATTGAGCTTGGGTCTCAACCTAGCATGCCGCAAGAACATAGAAG AGTTTATGTTGGAACACTTGGAAATAGACGAAGATAATGTCCCTAGACTGTGTCTTGAACTTTACAGGGAGCACGGGACGACTATGGCTGGTCTCAAG GCTCTGGGCTATGAATTTGACAATGATGAGTTCCATGCTTATGTGCATGGAAGACTGCCTTATGACAATCTCAGACCAGACCCAGTACTAAGAAATCTTCTACTTTCAATGCCACAGAGAAAAATT ATATTCACTAATGCGGATGAAGCGCATGCATCTCAAGTCCTTACTAGGTTGGGATTGGAAGACTGTTTTGAGGGAATCATATGTTTTGAAACTCTTAATCCACCTCCTGTTGGAAACATAGTCGACGCGGACAAAGATAATGGTTCTGAGAATATTAGATCATCCACAATTTTATGCAAACCAGCTCTTGAAGCTATGGAAGCTGCTATTGAGATTGCAAATGCTGACCCATTGAAAACG ATCTTTTTCGATGACAGTCCACGAAACATTGTTAGTGGCAAAGCAGCAGGACTTCATACTGTTCTC GTGGGAGGCTCAACTCTGGTAGCAGGAGCAGACCATGCACTGAGTAGCATCCACAATATTAAAGAAGCATTACCTGAACTATGGGAAGGAGAAGGAATAGATCAATTCGAACCAGCTGTCCAGCCCACTGCTGTTGAAACTCAAGTCCTTGCTTAA